The genomic region ATTAACGAAAATATGTGCAATAGCAGGAGATTTTATGAAGGAATTTGACGCCTACAGTCAAACTAAACTGTTGTTCACTGTCTTTAACGTAGCAAAGTGAGTAAAAATGGAGTGATGCATATTGTCATTTTTTCACCTATCTGGAATTTGTTACTTCTCTTGATAATACAATTATGTTATCGAGGGGTATTTAAAAAGTTGTTTTCCACCAATGAAAAAAACTTTAAATAAAAAAGAAAAACCTGTATCTAACTATCTATAGATCACATTAGTTGACTTATATAACTGAAGTTACGCAGACCTACTTATTTTAATGGTTATATGGCTTTATTGCTAAATGATTGGGCTACGCATCGCGCAACCATAAAGCAATAAAGCTATCAAACAATATAAATAAGCAGACTTGGAAATTACTGCGTAACATCAGTTATATAAGTGACTCATTATGATGCCAAATTGTCAAGCTAAGCATGCTAATTTGGCAAGGTTCGAGGACAGTTTGGCGAGGTAAGCTTGACAACCTGGCAAGGTTCAGGGACAATTTGGCAAGCTTGCAAGGTCGGTAATGCAAGGGCAGAAAGAAAAAAGATAAGAAGCAAAGCATCAGCTGCTTATTTTATCCTTCCAACTTCCAATACCCCCACATCTCTTCCAGCCTTTGTCCACCGACAAAAAGGCGGTTATTAAACATGTGGATGTAGCTACTCAGCAACGAGCAGAGTTGAGCCTCGTTTGCCCCGTGTTGTTGCAGGTTGGCTTTTATTTGTTGGGCAAGGGGCACTTCCTGTTCGGTAAGTTGATCAAACAGTAGGCGGTAAGCCGGAGGTAACCAGGGAGGCAGTGTGTGCTTTGCCAGGGCTTTTTTGAGGCGTTGTGCCTGGGGGTGGGTATCAAAACCAAACTCCCGGCTAAAGTTTACCCTACCTTGGTGGATAATCTTTTCGCGGGTTTCTTTGGGCAAATCAAAAGCATCCAATAAGGCTTTGATGCGTTTGATGGCAAGCGCCGATTTGAGTGCATCGGTGGCAGTTTCATCCTGAGCGAGCAGTTCTAAAATGTGCCCTACAAAGTCACTGTCCAGGGCAAACCATTTTTCGCTCAGGGCAATGTTGTAAGGCAAGTAGCGGTTGAGTTCACGTTGGTAGGTATCGGGTACATAGTGGATAATTTTCCCCTGTTGCTTTAGAGCCAGCAGTTTTTGCGAAAATACTTGTACCACTTCACCCAACTCTTTGGGGTGATGGCACAAGTGCAGCCGCCAACGCAAGTGGGGACCGTAGTCCGGATCGGTATAGCGAATAAAAAACCACTGATCAATGTGCTCCGAATCTTTTAATTCTTTGCTGAGAGGGTAGAGGTCTTCTACAATTAGTCGGTCACTGCCCAAGGCACCCAGGTAAATTTTAAAATATACCCATTCACTGCCCAAGGCAAAGTTCTTTTGTATACTTTGAGGCAAGGTTTGGGCAGCAAGCCCCTGTGTTTGCTTGTGGATTGGTGGGACCGTATTAGTGATCGGAAAGATCAATTCATTGCTATAGGATTGACTGGGCACGTGCTCTTCTATTACTTCCTCCAGAACGACTTCTTTACCCACAAACACCTTTTGCAAAAACACTCCCACACTCAAGGGGTTGGCAAAATCAATATAGAGTTTATTATCCGCTTCTACCAGCAGCACCGTTTGGGGCAAACGCAATTGTTGCCTCAGTCTTTCTATTTTGTATGTCCAGGTACTAATGGTGGTATGCAGGTCTTCCTTTTTTTGTAATTGAACTGCTTCTAATAGCTGACGGCTCACCCGCCACTGCCTGGGCGATAAAATCAAGTTATCATCATACACCAGGCGGGGCAAATAACTCCTTTGCTGCCAGCGCTGCACCTTAAAGAACGGGGGCAGCTGGCGGTACTCTTCCTGGTATTGCAAGTCGCACAAAAACTTATAGAGGGGGTGGGCATTGTGGGCGTAGTTATGGGCATTGCTCATCCGGGGCACCACTTGTTTGCCCAGGCGCCGCGAGTGTAACACCAAACGTTTGCCGCCCTCTTGGGTACTCAACCACAAGTCAGTCACGGGTATTTGGTGAGCATCGTTGGTATTGGCACCGCCCAAGGCAATGCTATAGTCACGCAACCTGGGGCGAATGATTACATTGCCCACCCGTTGCCCTGGCAAGTGATCTACTTCGGCGTATACCAGGTGATCATTATCAGGTTCTACCTGGGCAAGGGTGGCACTGAGCTTTTCCTTTAGCAAGGGGCTGCCGTAGCAAAACCGCCCCAACAAATTGCCCACCACGGGACCACTGGCGTGGTACAACTGAAAGCGAAAGTTGCGCGGGTTACCTTGTTTGGGATTGTGTTCCAGGTCGTCAGGCGTTTGGTAGAGTAGCTTACCCATCGCCATCATTGCCGGAGGAAGCGGTGGTGCTTGTTTTTCTTTTGCCTTGGGTTTGCTTGCTTTTAGACCTTGTATTTCGACTTTGCTCAAGCGTATTTCAGTCAAGCCCTTTTGCAAAGCTTCTACATATTTTTGTTCCAACAAGGAATCCAGCGCTGAGGTCTGTCCAGTTTTGGGGTCAGCAACTTGGGGCATTGCCCCACCTTCGCCAATCACTACACCCAATTCCTGCAAATAGGTAGGTAGCGCTGCTACCCGTTTGCCACAAGGATAACCCACCCCGGTTACCTCGTCCATTGCCAGCAACAAGGGTACCGCTTCGTTTTCATATCGTTTAAAAAAAGCCTGGGCAAAGGAGGTAAGGTCTGCTTTTGTTGTGGGTACTTCCCCTACATTGTCTATCAAAGTGGCTATTTGGCGCACCAGGTGGCGGGGCACGGTTTTGCTCAGTGCTTGCCCATTTTCATCCCTAAAAGCATCTACTTGAATAAGTTCTTTTTTAGACGCAGTTTTTTCGTTGGGGTGGGCAGTGATAGCTGTCTCTTGTGCCTGATAAAAAGGCTGAGCACTCAGATAGCCTGCCAATTGTTGATAAAGCCCCAGGCTTTGGGCAGGGTCAGGGGTGGCATCAATCAGCGCCAGTTGCCTACGAATGTGCTCAATAATATCGAGGTACTCCTGAGCGGCAGGTATTTGTTTTACCCTAGTGTGCAATTGCTCCAGGTATTCGGCACCATTGAGACTGGGGTACAGTTCAGAAATAAGCAAATGATGGTTAATCAAATACTCCACAAACTCGTAGCAATCTGCTTCGGTCAAGTCGGGGTCTGTCATCAAGTGGGCAATCATTTCTTGTATGCGCATTCCCCCCGCCTGACGGCAAGTGGCAAACAGCTCCCAAGCCACTTCATTAAACTCCTTCGACGAGGCTACGTGTTGCAAGGTTTGCTCATCAAAAAACGAACATAACATATCGTCACCGTTGCAGTAGAGCGTATTGTTAGGAAAGTAAAGCAATTGCTCCCTTACCTCTGTATCTGCCTCTAGTGCCGCCCTGAGCCTCAGCAAATACACCATATCCAGCCTTGACGAGGTACGCATGGGACCAAGCCCATCCAGGGCTAGGCTGCTGTGTCTTTGCAAACGAAACTCACCCGCAGTTACGGCAGCAAAAGTGCCAAAGGGGGTACAACGATACGCCGCCCTTGCCAAAAACATCCATAGTTTTTGCTCCAGGTTTTGCAAGTCTTTGCTTTGTTTTTTGTTGGGGGCAGGCAGTGCTACTAAAGTATGCCAACGGTCTAACTGAGCAAACAAATTGGGCGAGGCAATGTACAAGGCTTGTTGCAAGGCGGGCAAGGCATACATAGCTTGTAGGTGTTGGCGCACCTGCTCTATGCCTTGGGCAACTCCCACCGGAGGCTTCAAATAGCTGCGCTCCAACAATGGAGTACGCAATACATAAAAATTACCTGGTTCGAATGTATTCATTGGTTAGTTTTTTAGTTGGTAGTCCAGAGTCTGTAGTTGGTAGACCATAGTTGCTTCGAGTCTGTTCGTAATTCTTAAGGCTACTTCTTCACCGCCTCCAGTACCCCCAACTTGCGCAGCTTACAAGCCATCACCGACACCGACCGATTAGTAGTTCGGAGTATTTTGGAAGTTTCGAGTGGAGTCATATTTAGTTGAAGGCAGTAGCCAATTTGCCACATTAGTTTACTGATTTTACCCTGGTCAAGCATCTCGCCTATGGTGGTTACAAACTCAGGGTAAAGTCTTTGAACCCTTTGTTGTACCGCAACAAATTTGCCTTTCGAGTTTATTTCAGCTTCTACTAAAGTCTTGGCTTGTTCTACCTCATTTTTTTCCAGTGCCTCTTTTATTTCATACAACCTTACAATGCTATCCGTCCATTCTTGAACGGGTGTATAAGCGGCGTTTAACGACATATTTTTCCCTCTTTATTTTATAGTGATAGTTACGTTGTATTATAGTTGAATTGTCCTCTGGTTGAGCAAACTCAATTCGTCGTTAGCTTACATAGAATAGATTTTTGTAACCAACAACCCTGTAAAGATTCAGTGATGCGCGAGCCCATTCGTAATTCGTAATTGACCCATTCGTAATTAAAAAGCTATGCTTTCTTGATAGGCTCCAATATTCCCAGTTTGCGCAACTTGGTGCCATGCACCGACACCGAACGATTGCTAATAGATAGTGTCTCGCCCGTTTCCATGGGCGACATCCCCAATTTAAGGCAATGCCCCACTTGCCACACCAATTTGGTTACTTTCTTATCAATAAAAGCTTGGTCTATGGTTTCGGCAAAGGCCGGAAACTCCTGATGAACCTTTTCCCGCACAATGGCAAACTCGTCTACTCCTTCTATTTCGTTGCCAATCATCCGCTTTACTGCCTCTATGCCTTTCTCGTTGAGCGTATTACGCACCTTTTGCAGTTTGTTGGCAGCTTCGGTGGCTTCTTGCATATAAATCTTTACTTTTTCATCCCTTTCTTCACGCAGGCGCTGGTTTGCCTTGGTAAGTTCTTCGTTGGCAATTTCTATGGTTTCCTTTTGTACTTTTATTTCTTCGGTACGCTCTGCCACTACCAGTTCCAGATGTTGATTACGCAGGTAGAGTTTACGGCTACGATAACGGCTATAACCATAACTACCCCCAATGAGCAAAGCAAGCCCGGCGAGTACATACAAAGCATAAGCCCAGGCAGTGCGGTGCCAGGGCGGGAGTATGGTAAAGGTATAACTATCTACCGAGCTAATGGTGCTATAGATGTTTTTACAACGCACCTTAAAAGTATAAGTACCCTCGCGCAGGTGAGTATATTCTTTCTTTTGCTCAGTACTCCAGTCCGACCAATTGTCGTCAAGCCCAATGAGCTGGTAACTGTACAAATTACGCTCATAAGCCGCCCAGCTATCGCTGGCGTAGGTAAAAGTGAGGGTGTTGTGGGGGTAGAGCAAAGTAACTGAGGGTGGATTGGCAAGGTTGCCATAATAAATGCTAGAGTCTACCAAAGCCTCTTTGCCACTGGTGCTGTCTGTTTGTTTGACTTTTACCTGGACGCTCCTGAGATAGGTTTTAAAGGCATAATCGATGTTTACTTTTTTGCTAGGGTAAATTTCATATATATTATGGTTTGTAAATAATTGGAAAGTATCCTTGTTTAGTTTTCTTAAGTGTTCATATCTATATCTAGGCATTCTTCTGAATGATGTGTTATGCCAGTTAAATCCATTGTTTTTATAAATGAGGATACCAGGAGTATTGTATTTTTCACTTACGCCAGGCGTAACAAGTATAGAATCATTATTGATGGGATGTAAAAATGTGTAATGTTGGATAAATGGATTGCTGATGGTAGGTTTTTGTTGGTTATCTTTATAATGAATTGTATAACGTAGAACACTATCTTTTAACTCATCATAGTAATAGATACCTGCTGTATTATGAAAACAAACTTTATCTCTAAACTTAAAAGGTACAAAGCTTGCATATTCAGGTTTTTTAATCCTTAGATAGGCTTTTGTATATTTTACTGCTTTACCGTCAGGGTACAAAGCTATTCTTGTAATGCCAAACCTTCCAGCCCTAGCCCAAAGGTTTCCATTTTTTTCGACAACCCCACGAATGAATGCTTTCAAAGAAAGACTATCCAAAGTTTTAAATCCTTTGCTTTGCTCTTCTAAAATTAAAAAAGAATTGCCAGTAAATTGATAATAAATATTAGGATTTATGCTTGAGAGCAGTAGATATTGAGTACTTTTATTAGATTCTTTGATTAATTCTTGTCGTTTTTCATTGAACCTGTAGAAACCATTAGTTGTCAAGAAAAAAATTTTTTTGTTTAATAATTTTATCTTGTAAATCGCAGGTAGTTTATACTTTTTTTGCCAATCAGAAGTAGTAATATTGACATATAGTAGATTATCTACTTTAATTTGTATGTCCCCAAATTTGTAACTTCTTTCGTTGATTTGTTGAATTTCCCGTTTTTTGTAATTAGCATTAGTTTCTATAAAATACACTCCATCATTTAGAGTAGCTACCCAAAGGTTATTTTGAGGTGTAAGAGTAAAACTGGATATTTCAGCACGAAATGTTCTCAGATATAATATTTTCTTGCGAAAAAAGTCATATATAATAAAATGTTTACCAGCTTTGATAAACAGTTGGTTTTTCCGCTGTTGTACATAGAATTCCTGTTCCTTTTTGCAAATATTGTTGAGTTCAGAATCAAGTGATTTGAAGTCCCCTTCAGTACTTCTTACTAGCATCTCTCTCTTTTGACTCACCACTAATAACCTTTTGTCTTTTAACTGAAAAATA from Microscilla marina ATCC 23134 harbors:
- a CDS encoding lantibiotic dehydratase; amino-acid sequence: MNTFEPGNFYVLRTPLLERSYLKPPVGVAQGIEQVRQHLQAMYALPALQQALYIASPNLFAQLDRWHTLVALPAPNKKQSKDLQNLEQKLWMFLARAAYRCTPFGTFAAVTAGEFRLQRHSSLALDGLGPMRTSSRLDMVYLLRLRAALEADTEVREQLLYFPNNTLYCNGDDMLCSFFDEQTLQHVASSKEFNEVAWELFATCRQAGGMRIQEMIAHLMTDPDLTEADCYEFVEYLINHHLLISELYPSLNGAEYLEQLHTRVKQIPAAQEYLDIIEHIRRQLALIDATPDPAQSLGLYQQLAGYLSAQPFYQAQETAITAHPNEKTASKKELIQVDAFRDENGQALSKTVPRHLVRQIATLIDNVGEVPTTKADLTSFAQAFFKRYENEAVPLLLAMDEVTGVGYPCGKRVAALPTYLQELGVVIGEGGAMPQVADPKTGQTSALDSLLEQKYVEALQKGLTEIRLSKVEIQGLKASKPKAKEKQAPPLPPAMMAMGKLLYQTPDDLEHNPKQGNPRNFRFQLYHASGPVVGNLLGRFCYGSPLLKEKLSATLAQVEPDNDHLVYAEVDHLPGQRVGNVIIRPRLRDYSIALGGANTNDAHQIPVTDLWLSTQEGGKRLVLHSRRLGKQVVPRMSNAHNYAHNAHPLYKFLCDLQYQEEYRQLPPFFKVQRWQQRSYLPRLVYDDNLILSPRQWRVSRQLLEAVQLQKKEDLHTTISTWTYKIERLRQQLRLPQTVLLVEADNKLYIDFANPLSVGVFLQKVFVGKEVVLEEVIEEHVPSQSYSNELIFPITNTVPPIHKQTQGLAAQTLPQSIQKNFALGSEWVYFKIYLGALGSDRLIVEDLYPLSKELKDSEHIDQWFFIRYTDPDYGPHLRWRLHLCHHPKELGEVVQVFSQKLLALKQQGKIIHYVPDTYQRELNRYLPYNIALSEKWFALDSDFVGHILELLAQDETATDALKSALAIKRIKALLDAFDLPKETREKIIHQGRVNFSREFGFDTHPQAQRLKKALAKHTLPPWLPPAYRLLFDQLTEQEVPLAQQIKANLQQHGANEAQLCSLLSSYIHMFNNRLFVGGQRLEEMWGYWKLEG
- a CDS encoding triple tyrosine motif-containing protein, with product MIDKLFQTTFLFFALNLVIAGVIQASAQSNLQFPEAHFNQRKHNISDRAEDILIDHQGNILIAMRRGVQKFNGKRWSNIYIGKDSLKVNPIFTPDIYKLYRYKKQIFLIGEETIGYLHLNTQGKYLYKEIADVKEVKSELYLIRQVVTRDNHILFLGIKGILVWNTISQKKTIQRNNFKTNYVTYHNINHQLYIRVYKQPTQIVDTTSFSWRTTQRYPFIKETFPRHIFQLKDKRLLVVSQKREMLVRSTEGDFKSLDSELNNICKKEQEFYVQQRKNQLFIKAGKHFIIYDFFRKKILYLRTFRAEISSFTLTPQNNLWVATLNDGVYFIETNANYKKREIQQINERSYKFGDIQIKVDNLLYVNITTSDWQKKYKLPAIYKIKLLNKKIFFLTTNGFYRFNEKRQELIKESNKSTQYLLLSSINPNIYYQFTGNSFLILEEQSKGFKTLDSLSLKAFIRGVVEKNGNLWARAGRFGITRIALYPDGKAVKYTKAYLRIKKPEYASFVPFKFRDKVCFHNTAGIYYYDELKDSVLRYTIHYKDNQQKPTISNPFIQHYTFLHPINNDSILVTPGVSEKYNTPGILIYKNNGFNWHNTSFRRMPRYRYEHLRKLNKDTFQLFTNHNIYEIYPSKKVNIDYAFKTYLRSVQVKVKQTDSTSGKEALVDSSIYYGNLANPPSVTLLYPHNTLTFTYASDSWAAYERNLYSYQLIGLDDNWSDWSTEQKKEYTHLREGTYTFKVRCKNIYSTISSVDSYTFTILPPWHRTAWAYALYVLAGLALLIGGSYGYSRYRSRKLYLRNQHLELVVAERTEEIKVQKETIEIANEELTKANQRLREERDEKVKIYMQEATEAANKLQKVRNTLNEKGIEAVKRMIGNEIEGVDEFAIVREKVHQEFPAFAETIDQAFIDKKVTKLVWQVGHCLKLGMSPMETGETLSISNRSVSVHGTKLRKLGILEPIKKA